The sequence GTCTGGGAGTGACCACGCCTTTCTCTGCCAATGTCTCTATCCCTTCCGGTTCCATTACCGGATATGCCTGGAATTTTGGTGACAATTCCTCGGCTTCCGGCAGCTCTGTGACGCATACCTACGCCGCCGACGGAACCTATAATGTGAAACTTACCGCTACTTCCGACAAGGGATGTGTCGATTCGATCACCAAACCGGTCAACGTATGGCCTCTCCCTGTGGTGGATTTCTCTGCCGATACCACCAATGGTTGCAGCCCGGTGTGTGTCAATTTCTCTGCGAATGTGTCCATTTCTTCCGGAACAATCAATGCTTATCTCTGGAATCTCGGTAATGGCAGCAACGCTTCTTCGCCCAATCCTACGGCCTGCTATGAAAATGCGACGGCTTCCCCAAAATCCTTCTCCGTCTCTTTGTCGGCTACTTCCGACAAAGGGTGTGCTTCGTCCATCACCAAAAACAATTTTGTTACGGTCTTCCCAAATGCCCTGGCCGATTTCTACTTCTCCCCCGACCAACAATCCATCTTCAGCCCGGATTTTCAATTCTACAACCAATCGTTTGCGGCCAATCAGTTTGTTTGGAATTTCGGCGACGGTTCTACTTCCAACCTGCCTAATCCCACTCATACCTATAACGACACGGGCACGTACACCATCACATTGCTGGCTAACAATGCATGGGGATGTGCCGACACCATTGCAAAATCTTTGAGGGTTTTGCCCGAGTTTGCCATCTATGTGCCCAATGCCTTCACGCCCGATGGAGACAAGCACAACAATACCTGGAAGGTATATGGCTTTGGGATTAAAAATATTACCATTTATGTGTTTAACAGATGGGGGGAACTTATTTGGCAAACAGATAATATTCATTTAAGTTGGGACGGCATGGTAAACAATATAGCTGCCCCAACAGGTGTTTATCCATACAGAATCATAGTGGAAACATACAAAGGATATGTTTACGAATATTTTGGATCAGTTCATTTGATAAGGTAAAGCCCAATGACCATATTTAAAGTAAATTTTGTGTTTATTCCCGGCAGATGTTTTTTGAAAAATATAATGTTGATTCTAATGAAAACAATAACCGTCTATTGTTCCAACAATGTAAAAAACTCATCTTCCGAAAGAATCTTCACGCCAAGTTCTTTAGCTTTTTCAAGTTTGGCCGGTCCCATATTTTCACCAGCAACAATAAAATCGGTTTTTTTACTGACCGAGCTGCTAACTTTGCCACCATTCAATTCAATAAGGTCTTTAAGATCTTCTCTTGAAATTTTATGAAACACACCACTGATGACAATAGTTTTCCCTTGTAATTTACCGGATTTTTGGGATAACAGTTTTTCATCGATTGAAAACTGTAATCCTGCTTTCTTTAGTTCTTGTATAATTTTTTGGTTATGGGGGTCTTTAAAAAAAGCAATGATACTGTCGGCAATAATTTCACCAATGTCTTCGGTTTGCATCAATTCTTCTTTGGTTGCATTCATTAAAGCATCCAAACTACCAAACTTTCTGGCTAGTTTTTTGGCTGTTGTTTCTCCAACATGACGTATGCCCAAAGCAAACAAAACACGTTCAAAAGGAACATTCTTACTTTTTTCTATTGCTTCGATCAAGTTGGTTGACGATTTTTCTGCCCACCGTTCGAGCTTCAGCAAATCCTCTTTTTTCAAGTGATAAATATCGGCAATGGTTTTAATCAAATTTTTTTCGAACAACAATTCAACGGTTTCTTCGCCCAGACCTTCGATATTCATAGCTTTTCGTTGGGTAAAATGAATGATTTTGCCTTTTAATTGTGGGGGGCAATCCCATTCATTTGGACAAAAAACAAGAGATTGACTTTCGTCACGTTTCAATTTGCTTCCACAGGCGGGGCAATGAGTTACAAAATGTATTTTGGGTGAACCCGGTTTTCGTTTTTCTGCTTTGATTTCAACAATTTTGGGAATAATTTCTCCTCCTTTTTCCACAACAACTGTATCTCCAACGTGAAGATCCATTTTTTCCAACTGATCGGCATTGTAGAGAGAAGCTCTTTTGACAACCGTGCCGGCCAACAATACGGGTTTAAGATTGGCAACAGGCGTAATAATACCGGTTCTCCCTACCTGAAAGTCGACCGAAATCAATTCTGTTTCTGCTTGTTCGGGCTTATATTTAAAAGCTATGGCCCATCTTGGGGCTTTGCTGGTAAAGCCCAAGATTTCTCTTTGACGGATAGAGTCCACTTTTATAACCACTCCGTCCACTTCGAAAGGCAATTCATTGCGACGGGTTTCCCAATATTGGATAAACTCTTTTATTTCTTGCAATGAATGGCAAAGTTTTATATAATTTTTTTCAAAATTTGGCACATTAAAACCCCATTTACGGGCAAGTTGAAGTGTTTTGAAATGGCTATCCTCATTAAGTGAATCGGAAATGATGTAATAAATCACGCCTTCTAATCTGCGTCGTGCGACCTCCGCAGAATCCTGAAGTTTTAGTGTTCCTCCTGTGGCATTACGTGGATTGGCAAATGGTGGTTCGCCTATCTCTTCCCTTTCTTTGTTGATGCGCAAAAATTCCTTTTTGGGCATGTAAATTTCTCCACGCGCATATAATTTTTCCGGATAATCTTGATGTAATTTCAGAGGGATGCTTCTCACAGTTTTTACGTTGTTGCTGATATTGTCACCCCTTATGCCATCCCCGCGGGTGATGGCTTTGACAAATATTCCGTTTTCATACAAAATACTTATGGCAATACCGTCATATTTAAGTTCGCAAGTGTATAATGGTAGTTTTCCCAATGTTTTCACCACTCTGTTGTGAAATTCATTTAATTCTTCCGGTGAATAAACATTATCCAAAGAATACATCGGATACTCATGTGATTCTGTTGGGAATTCCTTAGTAATAGAACCTCCCACACGTTTTGAAGGAGAGTTTGGGTCGTCAAATTGTGGATATTTTTTTTCAAGTTCAATCAACTCATGCATTAATTGATCAAACTCATAGTCGG comes from Vicingaceae bacterium and encodes:
- the ligA gene encoding DNA ligase — encoded protein: MDIHQAKQRIEQLRKEIEEHNYRYYILNQPTISDYEFDQLMHELIELEKKYPQFDDPNSPSKRVGGSITKEFPTESHEYPMYSLDNVYSPEELNEFHNRVVKTLGKLPLYTCELKYDGIAISILYENGIFVKAITRGDGIRGDNISNNVKTVRSIPLKLHQDYPEKLYARGEIYMPKKEFLRINKEREEIGEPPFANPRNATGGTLKLQDSAEVARRRLEGVIYYIISDSLNEDSHFKTLQLARKWGFNVPNFEKNYIKLCHSLQEIKEFIQYWETRRNELPFEVDGVVIKVDSIRQREILGFTSKAPRWAIAFKYKPEQAETELISVDFQVGRTGIITPVANLKPVLLAGTVVKRASLYNADQLEKMDLHVGDTVVVEKGGEIIPKIVEIKAEKRKPGSPKIHFVTHCPACGSKLKRDESQSLVFCPNEWDCPPQLKGKIIHFTQRKAMNIEGLGEETVELLFEKNLIKTIADIYHLKKEDLLKLERWAEKSSTNLIEAIEKSKNVPFERVLFALGIRHVGETTAKKLARKFGSLDALMNATKEELMQTEDIGEIIADSIIAFFKDPHNQKIIQELKKAGLQFSIDEKLLSQKSGKLQGKTIVISGVFHKISREDLKDLIELNGGKVSSSVSKKTDFIVAGENMGPAKLEKAKELGVKILSEDEFFTLLEQ